Proteins from one Falco naumanni isolate bFalNau1 chromosome 2, bFalNau1.pat, whole genome shotgun sequence genomic window:
- the LOC121084092 gene encoding mitochondrial uncoupling protein 3-like, translating to MVGLKPPEVPPTATMKFVSAGMAGCIADLCTFPLDTAKVRLQIQGEVRIPRSTNTVEYRGVMGTLSTMVRTEGPRSLYSGLAAGLQRQMSFASIRIGLYDSVKQLYTPKGAESTGLAARVLAGCTTGAVAVTCAQPTDVVKVRFQANGALPDGARRYSGTVDAYRTIAREEGVRGLWRGTLPNIARNAIINCGELVTYDLIKDALLRAQLMTDNVPCHFVAAFGAGFCATVVASPVDVVKTRYMNAGPGQYRNVLSCLLALLMQDGVAGFYKGFVPSFLRLGSWNVVMFISYEQLQRAAVLVRPAQS from the exons ATGGTGGGTCTGAAGCCCCCCGAGGTGCCCCCAACGGCCACCATGAAGTTTGTCAGCGCGGGGATGGCCGGCTGCATCGCCGACCTCTGCACCTTCCCCCTGGACACCGCCAAAGTCCGGCTGCAG ATCCAGGGGGAGGTGCGGATCCCCCGCAGCACCAACACCGTGGAGTACCGGGGCGTTATGGGGACGCTGAGCACCATGGTGCGGACGGAGGGACCCCGCAGCCTCTACAGCGGGCTGGCGGCTGGGCTGCAGCGGCAGATGAGCTTCGCCTCCATCCGCATCGGGCTGTACGACTCGGTGAAGCAGCTCTACACCCCAAAGGGTGCCGAGA GCACGGGGCTGGCAGCACGGGTGCTGGCGGGCTGCACCACGGGCGCGGTGGCGGTGACGTGCGCCCAGCCCACCGACGTGGTCAAGGTGCGGTTCCAGGCCAACGGGGCGCTGCCGGATGGCGCCCGCCGGTACAGTGGCACCGTGGATGCCTACCGCACCATCGCCAGGGAGGAGGGCGTCCGCGGGCTCTGGAGAG GGACGCTGCCCAACATCGCCCGCAACGCCATCATCAACTGCGGGGAGCTCGTCACCTACGACCTCATTAAGGACGCGCTGCTGCGGGCACAGCTGATGACAG ACAACGTCCCCTGCCACTTCGTGGCTGCCTTCGGGGCTGGCTTCTGCGCCACGGTGGTGGCATCGCCGGTGGATGTGGTGAAGACGCGGTACATGAACGCCGGCCCTGGGCAGTACCGGAACGTGCTGAGCTGCCTCCTCGCCCTGCTCATGCAGGACGGCGTCGCCGGCTTCTACAAGGG GTTCGTCCCCTCCTTCCTGCGGCTCGGCTCCTGGAACGTGGTGATGTTCATCTCCTACGAGCAGCTGCAGCGCGCCGCGGTGCTGGTCCGGCCGGCCCAATCCTga
- the DNAJB13 gene encoding dnaJ homolog subfamily B member 13 isoform X1 → MGQDYYAVLGLGRGAAAADIKAAYRKLALKSHPLKCKEPWAARRFRELAEAYDVLSNPMTKGIYDKFGEEGLKGGIPLEFGSDNPWTVGYVFHNNPDKVFQEFFGADNPFAEFFAEDGSELILPFGGLRGRGAMKQDPPIVRDLYLSLEDLFYGCTKKIKLSRRVMNEDGQTSAIRDKILTIEVQPGWKQGTRVTFEKEGDQGPNVIPADITFVVREKPHPRFKRTDDNLAYVATVPLGKALVGCSVEVRTLDGRLLNVPINDIVDPKYCKVVPGEGMPLLRDPRRKGDLLIYFDICFPKKLTPDKKMLLKSALLS, encoded by the exons CTATCGGAAGCTGGCCCTGAAGAGCCACCCTTTAAAATGCAAGGAGCCCTGGGCAGCGCGGAGGttcagggagctggcagaggccTACGATGTGCTCAGCAACC CCATGACGAAAGGCATCTACGACAAGTTTGGAGAAGAGGGGCTCAAAGGCGGCATCCCCTTGGAGTTCGGCAGCGACAACCCCTGGACCGTCGGCTATGTGTTTCACAACAACCCTGACAAAGTCTTCCAGGAGTTCTTTGGTGCAGACAACCCCTTTGCGG AGTTCTTTGCTGAGGATGGCTCGGAGTTGATCCTGCCCTTTGGAGGGCTGCGAGGACGAGGAGCGATGAAGCAAGACCCCCCGATTGTGCGGGATCTTTACCTCTCCCTTGAAGACCTGTTCTATGGCTGCACCAAGAAGATTAAGCTCTCCCGCAGG GTGATGAATGAAGATGGTCAAACGAGCGCAATCAGGGATAAGATCCTAACGATCGAGGTGCAGCCAGGGTGGAAGCAGGGCACCAGGGTCACCTTTGAGAAGGAAGGAGACCAG GGCCCAAACGTCATTCCGGCTGACATCACCTTTGTTGTCCGAGAGAAACCCCACCCGAGGTTTAAGAGAACTGACGACAACCTCGCTTACGTTGCCACCGTCCCCCTGGGAAAG GCGCTGGTCGGCTGCTCGGTGGAGGTGAGGACGCTGGATGGGCGGCTGCTGAATGTCCCCATCAACGACATCGTGGA CCCCAAGTACTGCAAAGTGGTGCCGGGGGAGGGGATGCCGCTGCTCCGGGACCCTCGGCGCAAGGGTGACCTCCTCATCTACTTCGACATCTGCTTTCCGAAAAAGCTTACGCCTGACAAGAAAATGCTCCTGAAAAGCGCCCTCCTGTCGTAG
- the DNAJB13 gene encoding dnaJ homolog subfamily B member 13 isoform X2, with protein sequence MKQLVCYRKLALKSHPLKCKEPWAARRFRELAEAYDVLSNPMTKGIYDKFGEEGLKGGIPLEFGSDNPWTVGYVFHNNPDKVFQEFFGADNPFAEFFAEDGSELILPFGGLRGRGAMKQDPPIVRDLYLSLEDLFYGCTKKIKLSRRVMNEDGQTSAIRDKILTIEVQPGWKQGTRVTFEKEGDQGPNVIPADITFVVREKPHPRFKRTDDNLAYVATVPLGKALVGCSVEVRTLDGRLLNVPINDIVDPKYCKVVPGEGMPLLRDPRRKGDLLIYFDICFPKKLTPDKKMLLKSALLS encoded by the exons CTATCGGAAGCTGGCCCTGAAGAGCCACCCTTTAAAATGCAAGGAGCCCTGGGCAGCGCGGAGGttcagggagctggcagaggccTACGATGTGCTCAGCAACC CCATGACGAAAGGCATCTACGACAAGTTTGGAGAAGAGGGGCTCAAAGGCGGCATCCCCTTGGAGTTCGGCAGCGACAACCCCTGGACCGTCGGCTATGTGTTTCACAACAACCCTGACAAAGTCTTCCAGGAGTTCTTTGGTGCAGACAACCCCTTTGCGG AGTTCTTTGCTGAGGATGGCTCGGAGTTGATCCTGCCCTTTGGAGGGCTGCGAGGACGAGGAGCGATGAAGCAAGACCCCCCGATTGTGCGGGATCTTTACCTCTCCCTTGAAGACCTGTTCTATGGCTGCACCAAGAAGATTAAGCTCTCCCGCAGG GTGATGAATGAAGATGGTCAAACGAGCGCAATCAGGGATAAGATCCTAACGATCGAGGTGCAGCCAGGGTGGAAGCAGGGCACCAGGGTCACCTTTGAGAAGGAAGGAGACCAG GGCCCAAACGTCATTCCGGCTGACATCACCTTTGTTGTCCGAGAGAAACCCCACCCGAGGTTTAAGAGAACTGACGACAACCTCGCTTACGTTGCCACCGTCCCCCTGGGAAAG GCGCTGGTCGGCTGCTCGGTGGAGGTGAGGACGCTGGATGGGCGGCTGCTGAATGTCCCCATCAACGACATCGTGGA CCCCAAGTACTGCAAAGTGGTGCCGGGGGAGGGGATGCCGCTGCTCCGGGACCCTCGGCGCAAGGGTGACCTCCTCATCTACTTCGACATCTGCTTTCCGAAAAAGCTTACGCCTGACAAGAAAATGCTCCTGAAAAGCGCCCTCCTGTCGTAG